One Streptomonospora salina genomic window, CGCGGATGTTCGTCGTCCTGTTCGTCGTGGTGGACCTGGTGGGCGCCGGTGTGCTGATGCTGCCCGCCGCCCACGCCGACGGCGACGGGCTGACCGCCGTCGAGGCGCTGTTCACCGCGACCACCTCGCTGGCGGTGTGCGGGCTGAGCGTCATCGGGATCGGCTCCCAGCTGACGGTCTTCGGCGAGATCACCGTGGCCGTGCTCATCCAGGTCGGCGGCCTCGGCATCATGACCGCGGCCTCGGTCCTGGGCGCGGTGGTGATCCGCCGCTTCGGAATGCGCATGCAGCTGGGGGTGCAGGCCGAGAACCGCAGCCTGCGCGTGGGCGAGGTCCGCGGGATCGTCGGCCGCGTCGTACGCGCCAGCCTGCTGTGCGAGGCCGTGCTCGCGCTGATCCTGGTGCCGCGGATGTGGCTGGGCCACGGCATCGGGCTCGGCGACGCCCTCTACAGCGGGCTCTTCCACGCGATCTCGGCGTTCAACAACGCCGGGCTCTCGCTCTACGACCAGTCCATGGCGCGCTTCTCCGGCGACGCCCTCATCCTGATGCCGATCGCGCTGGCTACGATCCTGGGCGGCCTCGGCTTCCCGGTGCTGCTGGAGCTGTCCCACCACCTGCCCCGTCCGCGCGGCTGGACCCTGCACACCAAGCTCACCGTGACCACCACCCTGCTGCTGTTCGCCGGCGGCATGGTTGCGGTCACGGCCCTGGAGTGGAGCAACCCCGCCACGCTGGGCCCGCTGTCGGTGTCCGACAAGTTCGTCGACGGCGCGTTCCACGGCATCATGCCGCGCAGCGGCGGGTTCAACACCCTGGACGTGGGCGCGATGGACCAGTCGACGCTGCTGATCACCGTCATGCTGATGTTCGTCGGCAACGGCAGCGCGGGCACGGCCGGCGGGATCAAAGTGGCCACCCTGGCCGTGATCTTCCTGGTCGTGTGGGCGGAGATCCGCGGCCACCCCAGCGTGCACGTGTACGGCTACAAGCTCTCGCGCGGCGTGGTCCGCCAATCGCTGAGCCTGCTGTTCCTGTCGATGACGGTCGTCGTGGCCACGACCGTCGCACTGCTGGTGGCTACGGAGTTCCAGCTCGACCGGGTGCTGTTCGAGGTAGTCTCGGCTTCCGGAGTCGTGGGCCTGTCGACGGGGATCACCGCCGATCTGCCGGCGGCGGCCCAGTCGTGGCTCGTGGTGCTCATGCTGGCCGGGCGCATCGGCCCCATCACGTTCGCCTCTGCGCTGGCGCTGCGTGAGCACACCCGGCGCTACGACCTCCCGGAGTCGCGGCCGATCATCGGTTAGGGCGCTCTCGCACCACGAGGGCCGCAGATGAGGAGACGAAAGACGATGGCGCAGCGCAGCAGGCCCCACGACAAGCGCGTCCTGGTCATCGGGTTGGGGCGGTTCGGCAGTTCCCTGTCGCTGGAGCTGGTCGCCCACGGTTGGGAGGTCCTGGGCATGGACTCCAACCCCCGCCTGGTGCAGGCCTATTCGGAGTCACTGACCCACACCATGGTCGCCGACGCCACCGACGACGAGGCGCTGCGCCAGATCGGCGCACACGAGTTCACCCGCGCGGTGGTGGGCATAGGGACCCACCTGGAGGAGAGCATCCTGGCGGCGTCGCTGCTGGTGGACATGGGCGTGCCGCACATCTGGGCCAAGGCCACCAGCCGCCGGCACGGACGCATCCTGCAGCAGATCGGGGCCCACCACGTGGTGCTGCCCGAGCACGACATGGGCGAGCGGGTGGCCCACCTGGTGTCGGGGCGGATGCTGGACTACGTCGAACTCGAAGAGGACTTCGCCCTGGGCAAGACCCGCGCTCCGCGGGAGCTGATCGGGCGTCCCCTCGGCGAGACCAAGGTGCGTACCAAGCACGGCATAACCGTGG contains:
- a CDS encoding potassium channel family protein gives rise to the protein MAQRSRPHDKRVLVIGLGRFGSSLSLELVAHGWEVLGMDSNPRLVQAYSESLTHTMVADATDDEALRQIGAHEFTRAVVGIGTHLEESILAASLLVDMGVPHIWAKATSRRHGRILQQIGAHHVVLPEHDMGERVAHLVSGRMLDYVELEEDFALGKTRAPRELIGRPLGETKVRTKHGITVVCIKRHGEQFTYATADTVPQKGDVIVVAGKTDDVEKFAEFA
- a CDS encoding TrkH family potassium uptake protein; translated protein: MASSPARMFVVLFVVVDLVGAGVLMLPAAHADGDGLTAVEALFTATTSLAVCGLSVIGIGSQLTVFGEITVAVLIQVGGLGIMTAASVLGAVVIRRFGMRMQLGVQAENRSLRVGEVRGIVGRVVRASLLCEAVLALILVPRMWLGHGIGLGDALYSGLFHAISAFNNAGLSLYDQSMARFSGDALILMPIALATILGGLGFPVLLELSHHLPRPRGWTLHTKLTVTTTLLLFAGGMVAVTALEWSNPATLGPLSVSDKFVDGAFHGIMPRSGGFNTLDVGAMDQSTLLITVMLMFVGNGSAGTAGGIKVATLAVIFLVVWAEIRGHPSVHVYGYKLSRGVVRQSLSLLFLSMTVVVATTVALLVATEFQLDRVLFEVVSASGVVGLSTGITADLPAAAQSWLVVLMLAGRIGPITFASALALREHTRRYDLPESRPIIG